The proteins below come from a single Larimichthys crocea isolate SSNF chromosome XIV, L_crocea_2.0, whole genome shotgun sequence genomic window:
- the si:dkey-171c9.3 gene encoding uncharacterized protein si:dkey-171c9.3, with protein MQAVSADPRVPEPTPENSGISKGLNRNDLNNGALEKFAQSMTENIIQSFLSQMEMAEPEVDCEVSRFNQNQEMLAEGLASAVIEVALREVCRGQSVEDHLECSRSAEMKGGQGKNQSFMDEFESETDFLDMDTEMDLVKKIQTSKVTQLCHPPLSQSGLPVVGSLDYPDAPPTTPLLPELERSRNSFARKLKGGLAKAFLPSPPPPTPKDEEYDSDGVTKDPRVELMEHLIHSLPTDNLARDYFEVGPHRGAQVEAFAEVLSCDIIDQVLNRELITDDGDLHLLAHQLAQTIITSSLDEAKMLT; from the coding sequence ATGCAGGCAGTGAGTGCTGATCCAAGGGTGCCAGAGCCCACTCCAGAAAACTCTGGCATTTCTAAAGGACTCAATAGAAACGACCTAAACAATGGGGCTCTTGAGAAGTTTGCCCAAAGTATGACTGAGAACATTATCCAGTCATTTTTAAGCCAAATGGAAATGGCGGAGCCCGAGGTGGACTGCGAGGTGTCCAGATTTAATCAAAACCAGGAGATGTTAGCTGAAGGGttagcttcagcagtgatagaGGTTGCTCTGAGGGAGGTGTGTAGAGGTCAAAGTGTTGAGGATCACTTAGAGTGTTCACGATCAGCTGAGATGAAAGGTGGGCAGGGTAAAAATCAATCTTTTATGGATGAATTTGAAAGTGAAACAGACTTCTTGGACATGGACACAGAAATGGATCTCGTCAAGAAGATTCAGACTTCCAAAGTCACCCAGCTCTGCCACCCACCTCTTTCCCAGTCAGGGCTCCCCGTCGTGGGATCCCTCGACTACCCAGATGCCCCTCCGACCACACCTCTCCTACCTGAGCTTGAGAGGAGCAGAAACAGTTTCGCCAGGAAGCTAAAAGGAGGCTTGGCGAAGGCTTTCCTGCCTTCACCTCCTCCGCCAACCCCAAAGGACGAAGAGTACGACTCAGACGGCGTCACCAAAGACCCTCGGGTGGAGTTAATGGAGCATCTGATTCACTCACTACCAACAGATAATCTGGCAAGAGACTATTTTGAAGTAGGACCTCATCGTGGAGCCCAGGTGGAAGCTTTCGCTGAGGTTCTTTCATGCGACATCATTGACCAGGTCTTAAACAGAGAGCTGATAACCGACGATGGCGATCTTCATCTGCTGGCCCACCAACTGGCTCAAaccatcatcacctcctcccTTGATGAAGCTAAAATGCTTACCTAG